Proteins from a genomic interval of Papaver somniferum cultivar HN1 chromosome 4, ASM357369v1, whole genome shotgun sequence:
- the LOC113272799 gene encoding uncharacterized protein LOC113272799 has protein sequence MGENHDWVPTNTDITTVSYAEMVKGKQTLIFSERILGRKQHVNTKVDLCSLPNPSTNEGKPAVEIPQEYFMEGCDIWSFSLIGRIDFKGTNFNTVKNSLEQQWDLGQGGVQFVPLNLDKQSTSRATVWVRFPGLPMELWVEKTLLAIGKSLGNPVMVDERTLNHEYGHFASVLIEIDFAKHNTDAVHVKVGDRDFWKAIEIPKQPKFCSTCGIIGHLDGNCRKKKRLKKQPRLPPKPQWKAGKEDVVNLASNHKNDWKEVRHKKNGVNGSIGSQSQTEIIIPPTPLDDFTPVLSTENLVKKVLTHQVVSTEESDPLELAQKLEDD, from the exons ATGGGGGAAAACCATGATTGGGTTCCAACCAATACCGATATTACAACAGTTTCATATGCAGAAATGGTTAAGGgtaaacaaaccctaattttttctgaACGTATTTTAGGGAGAAAACAACATGTTAATACCAAGGTGGATTTGTGTTCGCTGCCAAATCCAAGCACCAATGAAGGAAAACCCGCTGTTGAAATACCTCAAGAGTATTTCATGGAAGGATGTGATATTTGGAGTTTCAGTCTTATTGGTCGAATCGATTTCAAAGGTACTAATTTTAACACTGTCAAAAATTCTCTTGAACAACAATGGGATTTAGGGCAGGGAGGAGTTCAGTTTGTGCCACTAAATCTTG ACAAGCAGTCAACTTCTCGTGCAACAGTTTGGGTTAGGTTTCCAGGCTTGCCGATGGAACTATGGGTTGAGAAGACCTTGCTAGCTATAGGTAAATCGCTGGGAAATCCAGTGATGGTGGATGAAAGAACTCTAAATCATGAATATGGACATTTCGCATCTGTTCTTATAGAGATTGATTTTGCAAAACATAACACTGATGCAGTTCATGTTAAGGTTGGAGATAGGGATTTCTGGAAAGCCATTGAAATTCCAAAACAACCAAAGTTTTGTTCAACTTGTGGTATAATCGGTCATTTGGATGGGAACTGTAGGAAAAAGAAACGGCTTAAAAAACAGCCAAGGCTTCCTCCAAAACCACAATGGAAG GCTGGTAAGGAGGATGTTGTAAATTTGGCTAGTaatcataagaatgattggaAGGAGGTGCGACACAAAAAGAATGGTGTTAATGGGAGTATAGGTTCTCAGTCTCAAACTGAAATCATTATTCCCCCTACGCCTCTGGATGATTTTACTCCAGTTCTATCCACGGAAAACCTTGTAAAGAAGGTACTTACGCATCAGGTTGTAAGTACTGAGGAGAGTGATCCTTTGGAGTTGGCACAAAAATTGGAAGATGATTAG